The genomic DNA TCATCAAAACTCGCGTTAGAAAAGGCGACGCAGCCGAGATGGCTTATATAGAGTTAGTAGCCCAATAACTAGTAGTCTTGTTTTGCCAAGAATTTTCTTGGCAAACCTTTTTAAATTTAAAAAGGCTTCTTAATTATTTTATTATAAATCAAAATTTTATTCAAATTTATTAAACATTCTAAAATTTAAAACGATATTTTATTTAAAGATAATTCATGTTTATTGGCCTAAACAGATAAGTTCTGTTTTAGTCCTTTAGTGATATAATAAGCTAAAAATAAAGAGGAATTTTATGATACCATTTAGCGATGAAGAGCTGTTGGAACCGGTTAAAGAAAGCTTAAAAGTTATTATGCCTATGCTAGAACAAGATGGCGGCGGCATGGAGCTTCTTGGGATCAAAAATGGAGTTGTATATGTTAGACTTACTGGGCATTGTCATGGATGTGCAGCTAGTTCACAGACGTTGAAATACGGCGTAGAAAGACAGCTAAAAGTAGATATTCATCCAGAACTCAGTGTAGTTAATATACCAATAGGAGAGGAATTTGAACTCTAAAAATTACAAAGATTTAGGTATAAAACTTTTTAAGGCTTCTAAATTCGATGAAGCAAAATCATACTTTTCACTAGCTTATGAAGATAAAAGTAGCGAAGAGTTGTTAGCCCTCATTGATCTATGTGAGGTCGCAAAATCAAGCGGTCAAGAGGCTTTGTCGTTGTTTGAAATTTATATAAATACGGCTAAAGATAATCAACAAGATAATATAAACGAGATTATAAATATACTTCAAAGTGGAAATATGCAGAACTTAAAAGAGTTAGATTATGAAAATGCTATAACATACGCGGATTTTAAAAATCTCTTAAAAGGCAAGGATTTTAAAGATATATTTCAAAGCGTTATGTTTTCGACTAAAATTATTATAGCAGATAAAGAGGATTTGCTTGAGTTTGTCACTAAGCTTATAGATAATGGATATGACGAGATGGGGCTTAATTATCTTGAGAGTTCAGCTGTTATGTTTGCCGGAGATATTCGCATAGAACAGATGTTAAACAAGCTTAGGAATAAAAATGAAAATCTTGTTAAATGACGGAAATTTTATAACCGATAACTCCAAAACATGTGAAAGCGGATGCTTTTTTCTCAAATCAAATTCTAATGCTAAATTTGAAAATGATGCGATAAAGAGCGGAGCTATTATCATAACTCCTAAGAGAGCAAAAACTATTTTAAATTTAGATGATGGAATACGATTAATCGGTATCACCGGTACAAACGGTAAAACTACAACCGCGTTTGCTATTGCTTTTGGACTTAGGTCTCTTGGATATAAAGTCGGGATAAGCGGCACAAGGGGCGCATTTATATGCGATAAACAAATAGCAGATAAAGGTCTCACAACAAGTCAAATTCTAGAAACCCTAAGCTATATAAAGCAGGCAAAAGAGTCCGGATGTAGATATTTTGTAATGGAGGTAAGTTCGCACGCCATAGCTCAAAATCGTATAGAAGGGCTTAATTTTGCTCTTAAAGTTTTTACTAATTTAAGTCAAGATCATTTAGATTATCACAAAAGTTTTAGTGAGTATGCTAGAGTAAAATCAAGTTTTTTTGATGATGATTCTCCTAAGCTTATAAACGGTGATGACGAGAGTATTAAATTTAATCATAAAAATACTATGATTTATTGGCTTAAAAATAGCGACGCAAGTTTTTTCGTAGAAAATTATGATTTTAAAGGCGGTATAAAAGCTAATATAAAAAGCAAAAATGAAACGGCAAATTTGCAAAGTCATTTACAAGGCAAATTTAATCTTTATAATCTTTTGGCTGCGATCGGGTCCATTAAGTTTTTAAGCAGAGTTAGCTTGCAAGAGGCTGCTGACTCTGTGCGCAAATTTGAAAGCGTGGCAGGTAGAGTCGAGATAGTTAGTAAAAATCCGCTTGTTATCGTCGATTTTGCTCATACTCCAGATGGAATAGAAAAAGTTTTAGATGCTTTAAGTCACGATGAGCTTGTAGTAGTTTTTGGCGCAGGTGGAGATAGAGATAAAACAAAACGTCCTATAATGGGTAAAATAGTACAAAAATACGCATCGATATCTATAGTCACAAGCGATAATCCCAGAACAGAAGATCCAAATTCAATAATCGACGATATACTAGCTGGTATGCAGATAAATAACAGCGTTTTTTCTATAGAAAATAGAAAAGATGCAATAAAAAAAGCCATAGAACTAGCAGCCGGTAAAACAGTAGTAGTACTTGGTAAAGGCGATGAACCTTATCAAGAAATAAGCGGTAAAAAGTATCCGTTTAGCGATAAATTAGTCGTTCAAGAAATTTTAAGTGCTATTTAAACCAAAAAAAGGAATTAAAATGGAAATAGAGATGTTATATAGCAAAATTCACAGAGCCACGGTCACAGATGCAAATTTAAACTACGTAGGATCGATAACTATAGACGAGAGACTTATGAAAGCGGCAAATTTACTCGAGTTTCAAAAGGTTGAAATTTTAGATATTAACAACGGTGAGAGATTTCAAACATATGTTATAAAAGGTGAAAAAAAAGGTGAAATTTGCTTGAACGGAGCAGCAGCTAGAAAAGTATGTATAGGTGATATAATAATCATAGTAAGCTACGCGTCGATGAAGCGTAAAAAAGCAAAAAACTTCTCTCCTACGATAGTTCACGTAAATGAAAAAAACGAAATTAACGAATGAAACGGTACAATGCAAGCTTCCCAAATTGGATTTTAGATGCAAAATATACTATAAGTTCTACTTGGGCTATTTAAATTTAAAAATAATCTAGTTTTAAATTTGGATCGCCTAGGTTTATACCCTATACTCTTCATTTAAGATAATAAATTTAGTCTTAATTTGATATATTAAAATATTTAAGTATTTATAAAACTTTTAAATTTGTATAGACTAAAATAATCCTATTTTTAAAAAAAATAAAAATTTATAAATGTAAATAAATATTGAAAAATAAATATTTGAAATGATGATATTTATCATTATAATATACATAAAGCATAGTTTTTATCGCATTATTTGTACAAAAATAATAAATTATTAGATTATATTTATTAGTTTATTTAGAGATAAAAAATAGAATTATAATAAGTATCAATTATGTGAATTAACATAGAATTAACAAAAAATGTTATAATTCGCCAAATTTAGTTACGAAAAGGATTTGTTTATGAATTATTTTGAGAATTTAAAAGTTTCAACAAAACTTTATCTAAGTTTTGCTATTGTCATTTTTCTTATGATAATAATTAGCGTGATAGGCATAAATAGGGTTGATTTTATCGATAAATCTCTATCTACAATGACAGATGTTAATTCACTCAAGCAAAGATACGGTATAAACTTTAGAGGATCGGTTCATGATAGGGCTATAGCCATAAGAGATGTTATATTGACAAATGAAAATGATGAATTAAAAACATTTTTAAACGATATAGTTAGGCTTGAAAAATTCTATAATGAATCTGACGCTCCTCTAAAACAGTTTATAAAGCAGATCGGCTCAGTAACGAAAGAAGAGCTAGATATGATAAAGGATATTGATTATATCAATGAAACCACCGTTCCTTTATACAAAAAAGCCATTTTGCTAAAACAAGAAGGAAAATACGATGAAGCTCATGAGCTTCTTATGCATGAAATAGCTGGCAAATTTACGCAATGGTTGGCTGCTATTAACAAATTTATAGATTATCAAGAAAACGCAAACAAAGAGCTTACCGATGTTATAAAAGCCGAAGCCTCCGGTTTTAAATACATAATGATCGTTTTGACTTTGATAGCTATCGTTATAGCTTCTACTATAGGATTTTTGATACAAAGTGGTATAAAAAGGCAGATCGGCGGTGAACCAAAAGATGTTAATAACATTATTTCGGAAGTCGCTCGCGGAAATTTAAGTATAAAATCAGATACGACTTATGAGGCTAGTATTTTAGCTCAAACTATCAAAATGCAAAATAAATTAAAAGAGATAGTCGAATCCATAAATCAAGCTTCATATCAAGTCGATGATAAAACTAAGATTTTGATTGAGACGTTTAAGAATGTTAATACATCAGTTACTAAACAAAATGATATAGCAACAAATTCTACAAAAATAGTTCAATTAGCAAAACAAAAAACCGGCGATGTAGCAAATATGGCAAAAGACACTCAGTTAAATTCAAATAAAGCCACAGAGTTATGCCAAAATGGAAAAAATTCTTCAAATGAAGTTGCTCAAAAGATGAATGAGATAAACGCAACTGTTGCTGAACAAGTAAATCAAATAAAACTTTTAAGCAGTCATGCTAAAGATATCAGTGGCGCAGCTGAACTTATCTCAGAAATCACAGATCAAACAAATCTTTTAGCTCTAAACGCGGCTATCGAAGCAGCTAGAGCAGGAGAAGCAGGAAGAGGATTTGCGGTTGTTGCAGACGAGATCAGAAAGCTTGCCGAAAGAACAGGCACGGCCACAGATGAGATTACAAATACAATTAAAATTATTCAAGAACAAACCGAAGTGGCAGTAAGTATTATCGAACAAGGAGTTCCAAGAGTCGAAGACGGATACAAACTATCAAGCGACGTAGCAGGGCTTTTAAATGAAATTTATAATCAAGCAGTTGATTCGTCTCATAAAGCTAGTGAAGTTGTAAGTGTGGCTGAAAATCAAGTAGAATCAATGGTTTTATTGGCTACAAATATAGAAAATATATCAAAAGTCTCACATGATACTCAAGACAATATGAACCAAAATCAAGAAAAACTTAAAGAGTTGGAAGCGATATCTAGAAAGTTGAATGAATTAATAGGATTTTTCAAGATTTGATAATTCGGTAAAAAGCTAAATTTAATACCCGTTTTGTTATAATTAATCAAAACTAAAGGTAGTTTATGTTTAAAGATTTTGATTTTTCTAAAATGGGTGAAATGCTCTCAGAGGCTCAAAAAAAGGCTGCAGAGTTTGAAAATGAGATTGCCGCTAAAGAGTTTGTGGCTAAAAGCGGCGGCGGTCTTATAAGTGTAAAAGCTAACGGTCGATCCCAAATTTTAGACATAAGTATAGATGATACGCTTTTAGAAGACAAAGAGAGTCTTCAAATACTGCTTATATCTGCTATAAATGATGCTATTAAGCTATCTGAAGACGAGAAAAAACGTGCCGCTTCTGCTATGTTTGGCGGTCTTGGCGGATTTGGAGTGTAGAATGAAAAAATTATGCTCATTTTTACTGCTATTTTTAGCTATTTTTGCTTACAGCGCACCTAAGCCGACTCCTGAAGACGTAGATGCGATATATCAAAAAAACAAAGATTCTCAGTTTAACTATAAAGGCAATATCGCAGTTGCATTAAATGCGGATCTTGCTGCTGTTATTTATGATAAAAACAATAAATTAGATAGTAAGGATTATATTAAATTTGATCCGTACTTAGGGCTTTATCTTATCAAATCCCAAAATACTTTAAGAGCTTCATTTATGATAGATGAGCTAGATAGCAAAGAAGATATGTGGGTTATGATTTTAGATAAAAACTCTACTGAAATGGGGCATATAAAGAGTTTTGCAAAAGATATAGGCGAACTCGACGAGCTTAGTTATAACGCTAGCAAAGCCGGACTTTTAGTTTGCGATTGCGGTACTATGGTCGGTATAGGCGTTGGAGGAAATAAATTTATAGGAAATAGATACATAAAACATTTTATGAAATATAACGATGTATATTACGGCGATATAGGCGTGACTTTTAGTGATGATAACGGAACTATAACAGTAAAAAGCGCAAATCCTTTTGGAGCAGGAAAAGAGCTTTTAACAGGAGATACTATAGTATCTGTAAATTCAAAAGTACCAAATAATCTAAGAGAAATAAACGAGATGATTTTGTTTGCTCCAAAAGATGCGGTGTTGAAATTTGATATTAACAGAGATGGTAAAAACCAGTCTTATAGCATCAAGATGTCAAATTTGCCAAATAAAATTATGAATTCTTCCGATGATAATAAAACATCCTCGCTCAAAGCCAAAAAACCTGTTAAAAAGCGTACTTTTTTAAGTCAGTACGGTATAACTTTAAATCCGAATTTAACTATAAAAAGTGTAGCTAGAAACTCAAAAGCGTATAAAGCCGGTTTTAGGAACGGAGATAAAATAATGCAGATTGATAAAAAACAACTGAATTCCTCAGCCGATATAGAAAAAATAATGTCTGCAAAAAATGGTGCTTTTTATTATCTAGTTTCGCGTGATGATTTTCAGTTTTTTGTGAAAGTTTATAGATGAGCTTTGAAGAGTTTTTTGAGTTAAATTTACCAAAGGTCGATAGTTTCCATCCTCATTTTAATGATTCTCTTTCTTGGGTTTTGAAAGCAGGCGGAAAGCATTTTAGAGCTAAACTTCTTTTAGGAGTCGTAGATGCTTTGAAGCCTGATCTTAAGAGCGCATCTTACCCAGTCGCAGCAGCAGTAGAAATGCTTCATACATATTCTCTTATACATGATGATCTCCCTTGTATGGATAATGCATATCTTAGAAGAGGCGTTGCAACTTTACATGTTAAATACGATGAAGTAAGTGCGGTATTGGCTGGAGATGCTTTGAATACCCATGCTTTTTATATGCTTAGTTCGGCTAATCTTCCTGCCGAAGCGGTAGTAAAATGCGTCCAAACATTAGCCGAAAATGGCGGTATATACGGTATGGTAATAGGTCAAGCCATAGACTGCTACTTTGAAAATAAGCATTTAAATTTAGATGAACTTAAGTTTTTACATCTGCATAAAACCGGCGCTTTGATCGCAGCTAGCATGAAAATGGGTGCCATAATATCAGCTCAGAGCGACAAACAATGTGAAAAAATTTATAATATAGGATTAAAGCTCGGACTTGCGTTTCAAATTCACGATGATATAATAGACGCTACTAGCGATGAGATGAAAGCTGGTAAAACAGTAAATAACGATTTGTTTAAAAATTCTTTTACAAATTTAATGGGTGTTAACGGCGCTATAGATGCTAGAGATGAGATAGAAAATGAGATTTTATACGAGCTTGATGGATCGCCTCTTAAAACTCTGATTTTAAATTTAATAAATAAATATCTAAAAGGATAGTTAAAATGTTTAAGAAACAAGCCGATACAATAAGGTTTTTATGTGCCGATATGGTTCAAAAAGCAAACTCCGGACATCCGGGTGCTCCTATGGGTTTGGCTGATATAATGAGTGTTTTGGTAAATCATATAAAACATAATCCTAAAAATCCAACATGGTTAAATAGAGATAGATTGGTATTTAGCGGTGGTCATGCAAGTAGCTTGGTTTATAGTTATTTATATCTTTGTGGTTATGACGTTAGTTTGGATGATTTGAAAAAATTTAGACAACTTCACTCTAAAACTCCCGGACATCCCGAGATAGAAACCCCGGGAGTAGAGATAGCAACTGGACCATTAGGACAAGGAGTGGCAAATGCTGTAGGTTTTGCCATGGCGGCAAAAAGCGCTTCAAATTTACTTGGAAATGAGATTATAAATCATAAAGTATATTGTCTGTGCGGCGATGGAGATCTAGAAGAAGGTATCAGTTATGAAGCTTGTGCTTTGGCTGGAAAACACTCTTTAGATAATTTAGTGATTATATATGATAGCAATAATATCACGATAGAGGGCGATACTAGTATAGCGTGGTGTGAAGATGTAAAAGTACGTTTTGAAGCGGCTGGATTTGAAGTTGCGCGGATAGATGGACATAATTATGATGAGATTGAATTTGCACTTTGCGAAGCAGATACGAAAGAAAAACCTTATCTTATTATCGCAAGTACAAAGATTGCTAAAGGCGCAGGAGATTTGGAAGGTAGTCACCATGCTCACGGCGCTCCGCTTGGTGAAGAAATCATAAAACAAGCTAAAATAGAAGCCGGATTTGATCCGCAAAAACAGTTTTTTGTAGATGATGACGTGCTTTTTAAATTTAGAAGTGCCGTGGAGTTAGGAGACCTTGCAAATGCGCAGTGGGACAAGCTAGTTAGCGAACTTCCAAATGAGAAAAAAGAGCTTTTAAACACTCTTTTAAATCCCGATTTTTCTAAAATTGATTTTCCAAATTTAAAAGGAGAGAAACTAGCTACTAGAGATAGTAACGGCAAGATTTTAAATGCTTTAGCTGCCGCGCTTCCTGGATTTATCGGCGGTAGCGCAGATCTTGCACCTAGTAATAAAACAGAACTTAAAGGTTTTGGAGACTTTCCAAGAGGTAAAAATATGCACTTTGGCATAAGAGAACACGCTATGGGAGCTATATGTAATGCTTATGCGCGTTATGGACTATTTTTACCGTTTTCGGCAACGTTTTTTATATTTAGCGATTACTTAAAAGCAAGTGCTAGAATAGCTGCTTTAATGGGTATAAAGCATTTTTTTGTCTGGACGCATGATAGCATAGGAGTAGGCGAAGATGGACCTACGCATGAGCCGATCGAGCAGCTTTCTACATTTAGAGCAATGCCTAATTTTTACTCATTCCGTCCGGCTGATGGTAATGAAAATGTGGAATGTTGGAAAACTGCATTAAATTTAAATGCTCCATCTGCATTTGTATGTTCTCGCCAAGCTCTACCTCCTTTAGATGAGTCTAAATTCGGAGATGTAAAAAACGGTGCTTATTTATTGAAACAAGCCTCAAATCCGAAAATAACTCTAGTTGCTAGTGGAAGTGAAGTCGGACTTTGTTTAGAAGCTGCAGGTATTTTAGATAGTGAGGGCATAGCAACAAACGTTGTATCTGCTCCTTGTTTTGATCTGCTTTTGGAGCAAGATGCGGATTATGTAAATACGATTTTTAATCCATCTACAAAAGTTTTAGCAGTAGAAGCAGCAAGCGCTCTTGAATGGTATAAATACGCTGATGATGTTTTAGGAATGCGTACTTTTGGTGCTAGCGCCCCTGCTAATGAACTTTTTAAATATTTTGGCTTTACCGCTACAAACGTAGCCAATAGAGCTAAAAATCTACTTTAAATTTAAAAAGAGGATTCACTCCTCTTTTGTTACTTTTTTACTCAAATTTATATTAATTATCAAAAATATAAGCCTTTTATCCGGTAAAAAAATAAACCGTTTGCTAAAAGTAGTGTATGATAATATAAATTTATATAAAGGAAATATCATGCGTACTTACGAAATGTATATAGACGGTGCTTTTGTTCCAAATAGAAGCTCTAAGAGCATTGAAGTTCTAAATCCAGCCACAAAAAAGGTTATTTCGACTATTCCAGATGCCGATATATCGCAAGTAGAAGAGGCGATTAGCAGTAGCAAAAAAGCTCAAAAATCTTGGGAGGCACTTGCAGCGATCGAACGTGCAAATTATTTAAGAAAAATAGCAAATGAGATAAGAGAGAATTCAGAAATGTTAGCTCAGACTATTACCGAAGAGCAAGGTAAAATCATATCTTTAGCTAGAGTTGAGGTAAATTTTACAGCTGACTATCTTGATTATATGGCTGAATGGGCTAGAAGATATGAAGGTGAGATTATACAAAGCGATCGCACAAATGAAAATATATTTATATTTAAACAAGCAATCGGAGTTACAAGCGGTATTTTACCTTGGAATTTCCCATTTTTCTTAATCGCTAGAAAGTTGGCTCCTGCTCTTGTTACGGGGAATACTATTGTTATCAAAGCCAGTGTTGAAACGCCAAATAACGCGTTTGAATTTGCCAAACTTGCCCATAAAGCAGGTCTTCCAAAAGGAGTGTTTAATCTAGTAAGTGGACGTGGAAGTACGGTTGGAAATTTACTAGCAAGTCACAAAGATATAG from Campylobacter fetus subsp. fetus includes the following:
- a CDS encoding NifU family protein, which produces MIPFSDEELLEPVKESLKVIMPMLEQDGGGMELLGIKNGVVYVRLTGHCHGCAASSQTLKYGVERQLKVDIHPELSVVNIPIGEEFEL
- the panD gene encoding aspartate 1-decarboxylase translates to MEIEMLYSKIHRATVTDANLNYVGSITIDERLMKAANLLEFQKVEILDINNGERFQTYVIKGEKKGEICLNGAAARKVCIGDIIIIVSYASMKRKKAKNFSPTIVHVNEKNEINE
- a CDS encoding UDP-N-acetylmuramoyl-L-alanyl-D-glutamate--2,6-diaminopimelate ligase, with the translated sequence MKILLNDGNFITDNSKTCESGCFFLKSNSNAKFENDAIKSGAIIITPKRAKTILNLDDGIRLIGITGTNGKTTTAFAIAFGLRSLGYKVGISGTRGAFICDKQIADKGLTTSQILETLSYIKQAKESGCRYFVMEVSSHAIAQNRIEGLNFALKVFTNLSQDHLDYHKSFSEYARVKSSFFDDDSPKLINGDDESIKFNHKNTMIYWLKNSDASFFVENYDFKGGIKANIKSKNETANLQSHLQGKFNLYNLLAAIGSIKFLSRVSLQEAADSVRKFESVAGRVEIVSKNPLVIVDFAHTPDGIEKVLDALSHDELVVVFGAGGDRDKTKRPIMGKIVQKYASISIVTSDNPRTEDPNSIIDDILAGMQINNSVFSIENRKDAIKKAIELAAGKTVVVLGKGDEPYQEISGKKYPFSDKLVVQEILSAI
- a CDS encoding PDZ domain-containing protein → MKKLCSFLLLFLAIFAYSAPKPTPEDVDAIYQKNKDSQFNYKGNIAVALNADLAAVIYDKNNKLDSKDYIKFDPYLGLYLIKSQNTLRASFMIDELDSKEDMWVMILDKNSTEMGHIKSFAKDIGELDELSYNASKAGLLVCDCGTMVGIGVGGNKFIGNRYIKHFMKYNDVYYGDIGVTFSDDNGTITVKSANPFGAGKELLTGDTIVSVNSKVPNNLREINEMILFAPKDAVLKFDINRDGKNQSYSIKMSNLPNKIMNSSDDNKTSSLKAKKPVKKRTFLSQYGITLNPNLTIKSVARNSKAYKAGFRNGDKIMQIDKKQLNSSADIEKIMSAKNGAFYYLVSRDDFQFFVKVYR
- a CDS encoding methyl-accepting chemotaxis protein yields the protein MNEINATVAEQVNQIKLLSSHAKDISGAAELISEITDQTNLLALNAAIEAARAGEAGRGFAVVADEIRKLAERTGTATDEITNTIKIIQEQTEVAVSIIEQGVPRVEDGYKLSSDVAGLLNEIYNQAVDSSHKASEVVSVAENQVESMVLLATNIENISKVSHDTQDNMNQNQEKLKELEAISRKLNELIGFFKI
- a CDS encoding YbaB/EbfC family nucleoid-associated protein, coding for MFKDFDFSKMGEMLSEAQKKAAEFENEIAAKEFVAKSGGGLISVKANGRSQILDISIDDTLLEDKESLQILLISAINDAIKLSEDEKKRAASAMFGGLGGFGV
- a CDS encoding polyprenyl synthetase family protein; protein product: MSFEEFFELNLPKVDSFHPHFNDSLSWVLKAGGKHFRAKLLLGVVDALKPDLKSASYPVAAAVEMLHTYSLIHDDLPCMDNAYLRRGVATLHVKYDEVSAVLAGDALNTHAFYMLSSANLPAEAVVKCVQTLAENGGIYGMVIGQAIDCYFENKHLNLDELKFLHLHKTGALIAASMKMGAIISAQSDKQCEKIYNIGLKLGLAFQIHDDIIDATSDEMKAGKTVNNDLFKNSFTNLMGVNGAIDARDEIENEILYELDGSPLKTLILNLINKYLKG
- the tkt gene encoding transketolase; amino-acid sequence: MFKKQADTIRFLCADMVQKANSGHPGAPMGLADIMSVLVNHIKHNPKNPTWLNRDRLVFSGGHASSLVYSYLYLCGYDVSLDDLKKFRQLHSKTPGHPEIETPGVEIATGPLGQGVANAVGFAMAAKSASNLLGNEIINHKVYCLCGDGDLEEGISYEACALAGKHSLDNLVIIYDSNNITIEGDTSIAWCEDVKVRFEAAGFEVARIDGHNYDEIEFALCEADTKEKPYLIIASTKIAKGAGDLEGSHHAHGAPLGEEIIKQAKIEAGFDPQKQFFVDDDVLFKFRSAVELGDLANAQWDKLVSELPNEKKELLNTLLNPDFSKIDFPNLKGEKLATRDSNGKILNALAAALPGFIGGSADLAPSNKTELKGFGDFPRGKNMHFGIREHAMGAICNAYARYGLFLPFSATFFIFSDYLKASARIAALMGIKHFFVWTHDSIGVGEDGPTHEPIEQLSTFRAMPNFYSFRPADGNENVECWKTALNLNAPSAFVCSRQALPPLDESKFGDVKNGAYLLKQASNPKITLVASGSEVGLCLEAAGILDSEGIATNVVSAPCFDLLLEQDADYVNTIFNPSTKVLAVEAASALEWYKYADDVLGMRTFGASAPANELFKYFGFTATNVANRAKNLL